From Candidatus Amoebophilus asiaticus 5a2, the proteins below share one genomic window:
- the rplU gene encoding 50S ribosomal protein L21, which translates to MYAIVEIAGKQFKVTKDLYIYTPKMDQEAGSSVSFDKILLLQNDQDIQVGDPTVAGAKIEGKVIEHVKGDKIIVFKRKRRKGYKTKQGHRQGYTKVLIQNILR; encoded by the coding sequence ATGTACGCAATTGTAGAGATAGCTGGTAAACAGTTTAAAGTAACTAAGGATTTATACATATATACTCCCAAGATGGATCAGGAAGCAGGTTCTTCTGTTTCTTTTGATAAGATCTTACTTTTACAAAACGATCAAGACATACAAGTAGGTGATCCTACTGTAGCAGGTGCTAAAATAGAAGGTAAGGTTATCGAGCATGTAAAGGGCGATAAAATTATTGTTTTTAAAAGAAAAAGAAGAAAAGGTTATAAAACCAAACAAGGACACCGACAAGGTTATACGAAAGTTTTAATTCAAAATATCTTAAGATAA
- the rpmA gene encoding 50S ribosomal protein L27, with protein MAHKKGGGSTRNGRDSASKRLGIKKFGGEHVLAGNILVRQRGTQHNPGKNVGLGKDHTLYALLEGTVLFKKGTKGKSYVSVEPAKDN; from the coding sequence ATGGCACACAAAAAAGGAGGGGGAAGTACCCGCAATGGTAGAGATTCGGCTAGTAAACGTTTAGGTATTAAGAAATTTGGAGGGGAGCATGTATTAGCAGGAAATATCCTTGTAAGACAAAGAGGTACCCAGCATAATCCTGGCAAAAATGTAGGACTCGGTAAAGATCATACATTATATGCATTACTTGAGGGAACTGTCCTCTTTAAAAAAGGGACTAAAGGAAAATCTTATGTATCGGTAGAACCGGCAAAAGATAACTAA
- the rpsP gene encoding 30S ribosomal protein S16, translating into MAVKIRLAKKGRKKLALYDIVVADQRAPRDGRFIEKLGNYNPNTNPSTVVLHEDKVIQWLFNGAQPTNTVKNILSSQGILLKRHLQIGVKKGAITQEEADKRFLVWKESKTQKPGKFKA; encoded by the coding sequence ATGGCTGTAAAAATAAGATTAGCAAAAAAAGGACGTAAGAAATTAGCACTATATGATATTGTGGTGGCTGACCAAAGAGCACCTAGAGATGGGCGTTTCATAGAAAAATTAGGCAATTACAATCCTAATACAAACCCTAGTACCGTTGTACTACATGAAGATAAAGTAATTCAGTGGTTATTTAATGGTGCGCAGCCCACCAATACTGTTAAGAATATTTTATCCTCTCAAGGTATCTTACTAAAAAGACATCTTCAAATAGGTGTGAAAAAAGGTGCTATTACACAAGAGGAAGCAGACAAAAGATTCCTTGTTTGGAAAGAGTCTAAAACACAAAAACCAGGCAAGTTCAAAGCCTAG